One Bradyrhizobium sp. CCGB12 genomic window carries:
- a CDS encoding ABC transporter substrate-binding protein: MKWIVRALLLFALPAGAQAQVSAEIVKLGVLTDMAGVTADITGKGSLVAAQMAADEIGGKVLGKPIEIVSADHQHKADVGTAIARRWFDVEDVDAIVDVPNSGVALAVQGLAREKKRIVLFSGSGTTALTNEQCSPYGIHWTYDTYAVSHGTASAVVKAGGSSWFILASDYAFGHQLQQDATSVINAAGGKVLGAARHPLNTPDFSSFLVSAQASGAKVIGLANAGNDTVNAMRQAGEFGLVQGGQNLAALILFLQDVHALGLRDAQGTYLTTASYWDMNEATRAWSKAFFAKTGMMPSMLHAGVYGAVRHYLKAVASAGTDEADKVAAAMKALPVEDIFSEDAHVRADGRVTRTMYLVRVKKPSDSKYPWDYFEIVRKIPPEETVWPLADSKCPLVRASSR; the protein is encoded by the coding sequence ATGAAATGGATCGTTCGCGCTCTCCTGCTGTTTGCGCTCCCCGCCGGCGCGCAGGCGCAAGTCAGCGCCGAAATCGTCAAGCTCGGTGTCTTGACCGACATGGCTGGCGTCACCGCCGACATTACCGGCAAGGGCTCCCTGGTCGCTGCGCAGATGGCGGCGGATGAGATCGGCGGCAAGGTCCTGGGCAAGCCGATCGAGATCGTCTCCGCCGATCACCAGCACAAGGCCGATGTTGGCACGGCGATCGCCCGCCGCTGGTTCGACGTCGAGGACGTCGATGCGATCGTGGACGTGCCGAATTCGGGCGTCGCGCTCGCGGTCCAGGGTCTTGCCCGCGAGAAGAAGCGGATCGTGCTCTTTTCCGGGTCCGGCACCACCGCGCTCACCAATGAGCAGTGCTCGCCCTATGGCATCCACTGGACGTACGACACCTATGCCGTCTCGCACGGCACCGCGTCTGCGGTGGTCAAGGCCGGCGGCAGCAGCTGGTTCATCCTGGCCTCGGACTATGCCTTCGGCCATCAGCTCCAGCAGGATGCCACCAGCGTGATCAATGCCGCGGGCGGCAAGGTGCTGGGCGCCGCGCGCCATCCGCTCAACACGCCGGATTTCTCTTCCTTCCTGGTCAGCGCGCAGGCGTCGGGCGCCAAGGTGATCGGCCTCGCCAATGCCGGCAATGACACCGTGAACGCGATGCGGCAGGCGGGCGAGTTCGGCCTGGTGCAGGGGGGCCAGAATCTCGCCGCGCTCATTCTCTTCCTTCAGGACGTGCACGCCCTTGGCCTTAGGGATGCGCAAGGTACTTACCTCACCACTGCGTCCTATTGGGACATGAACGAGGCAACGCGCGCCTGGTCGAAGGCATTCTTTGCGAAGACCGGTATGATGCCGTCGATGCTGCATGCCGGCGTCTATGGCGCGGTGCGCCACTATCTCAAGGCCGTCGCCAGCGCCGGCACCGACGAGGCCGACAAGGTTGCGGCCGCGATGAAGGCCCTTCCGGTCGAGGACATCTTCTCGGAGGACGCACACGTCCGTGCCGACGGGCGCGTCACGCGCACCATGTATCTGGTTCGCGTCAAGAAG
- a CDS encoding alpha/beta fold hydrolase, with the protein MEAAGQKAVDPSREREVRCFYAGTAAHPVYVDHLQSPRAATGRAPVVMVHGAGHTGTCYLATPDGRPGWAELFAAAGRDVFVPDWPGHGRSPQPADFPRLGTADVATSLLALIEQIGPSVLLVHSASGPMAWWMAERRPDLVRAVIGIAPGPPANLLRDLPDDGTAILALRDDASAGHPVYSDETRPVRLTAEFAVAYWANGPRFPQHAFENYCRSFAPESARILNERFNIGGRGLKIDDPECLRNRPIMIVTGDRDPRHPREVDAATASYLGAEFVWLPDRGMDGNGHMMMIEDNSDDLAAMILAWLDAIQC; encoded by the coding sequence ATGGAGGCGGCCGGGCAGAAGGCTGTGGACCCCTCGCGCGAGCGCGAGGTTCGGTGCTTCTATGCGGGGACGGCCGCGCATCCGGTCTATGTCGACCATTTGCAATCGCCGCGCGCGGCCACGGGCAGGGCGCCCGTCGTCATGGTCCACGGCGCCGGCCACACCGGCACCTGCTATCTGGCAACGCCGGACGGGCGGCCCGGCTGGGCCGAGCTTTTCGCGGCGGCGGGCCGGGACGTGTTCGTGCCGGACTGGCCCGGCCACGGCCGCTCGCCGCAACCGGCGGATTTCCCACGGCTCGGGACCGCCGACGTCGCGACGTCGCTGTTGGCGCTGATCGAGCAGATCGGTCCTTCCGTGCTGTTGGTGCATTCGGCGAGCGGGCCGATGGCGTGGTGGATGGCGGAACGGCGTCCCGATCTCGTTCGCGCCGTCATCGGCATCGCGCCGGGGCCACCGGCCAATCTGCTGCGTGATCTGCCCGATGACGGCACAGCGATCCTCGCCCTGCGCGATGACGCGAGCGCCGGTCATCCGGTCTATTCGGACGAGACCAGACCGGTGCGGCTGACGGCTGAATTTGCCGTCGCCTATTGGGCCAACGGGCCGCGCTTTCCGCAGCACGCGTTCGAAAACTACTGCCGCTCTTTCGCGCCGGAGAGTGCGCGCATCCTGAACGAACGCTTCAACATCGGCGGACGCGGGCTCAAGATCGATGATCCCGAGTGTCTGCGTAACAGGCCGATCATGATCGTGACCGGCGACCGCGACCCGCGCCATCCACGCGAGGTCGACGCGGCGACGGCCAGCTATCTCGGCGCGGAGTTCGTCTGGCTTCCGGATCGCGGCATGGATGGAAACGGTCACATGATGATGATCGAGGACAACAGCGACGACCTCGCCGCAATGATCCTGGCCTGGCTCGACGCCATCCAATGCTGA
- a CDS encoding MarR family winged helix-turn-helix transcriptional regulator, producing MRPSRKSTRAAPRSDKSDKIVAPEREPLAAVIGGTELQIAYRMGYVLNFYREPSFRRIEMELGLTRPEIVTLIFLNFREGVTASEICQFSGHLKANISRGIIALEKKKLIRRAADESDSRRQQLFMTAAGRALYAKYIPVLRDRERAMLACLTRAERSEFERLLDKLAAHVPQWAALDEL from the coding sequence ATGAGACCATCTCGAAAATCGACGCGCGCCGCGCCGCGGAGCGACAAAAGCGACAAGATCGTTGCACCGGAGCGGGAGCCGCTCGCCGCGGTGATCGGCGGCACCGAGCTCCAGATTGCCTACAGGATGGGCTACGTGCTGAACTTCTACCGCGAGCCGTCGTTTCGGCGGATCGAGATGGAGCTCGGCCTGACGCGGCCGGAGATCGTCACCCTGATCTTCCTGAACTTTCGCGAAGGCGTGACGGCGAGCGAGATCTGCCAGTTCTCAGGCCATCTCAAGGCCAATATCAGCCGCGGCATCATCGCGCTGGAGAAGAAGAAGCTGATACGGCGCGCCGCCGACGAGAGCGACAGCCGCCGCCAGCAATTGTTCATGACGGCGGCCGGCCGTGCACTCTACGCAAAATACATCCCGGTCTTGCGCGATCGGGAGCGCGCCATGCTGGCCTGCCTCACGCGCGCCGAGCGCAGCGAATTCGAGCGCCTGCTCGACAAGCTCGCCGCCCACGTGCCGCAATGGGCCGCACTCGATGAGCTCTGA
- a CDS encoding ABC transporter substrate-binding protein, whose amino-acid sequence MRHLAGALGIVVVASLPTGAASAQSTVYIPDVIELSGPGAVSGTNWRDGVALAVDEINNAGGILGRKIQTEHLDTQSNPGISRAQVQKVLDKDPYVVLGPIYSGSVKVNMALTQAAEIPQIVGAEAADITTQGNPFVFRTAFGQQFSMPKIANYLHDRLKVKNVAVLWVNNDFGKGGHDNFLKEMKARNIEVAADISTEQGQVDFGSDVIKLKGAKADAVFVYTNEEESARFLIEAKRQGLSTPLFGETTLLSHKVVELAGSAANGARGHVGLSADAPVPAIEAFTKKFSDRYKYRPDHNGIKGYTAVYLVKYVTEKIGKFDSKAFGAAMKGLTLTPDNAPGMLMEASWDQNGDIDRASFLAEIIDGKQKIVETLPKLKGGKGN is encoded by the coding sequence ATGAGGCATCTTGCAGGGGCGCTCGGCATCGTCGTCGTAGCATCGCTCCCGACGGGGGCAGCCAGCGCGCAGAGCACGGTCTATATCCCCGACGTCATCGAGCTGTCCGGGCCCGGCGCCGTCTCCGGCACCAACTGGCGCGATGGCGTTGCGCTCGCGGTCGACGAGATCAACAATGCCGGCGGCATTCTCGGGCGAAAAATCCAGACCGAGCATCTCGACACCCAGAGCAATCCCGGCATTTCGCGCGCGCAAGTGCAGAAGGTCCTGGACAAGGATCCTTACGTCGTGCTCGGGCCGATCTATTCCGGCTCGGTCAAGGTCAACATGGCGCTGACGCAAGCGGCCGAGATCCCGCAGATCGTCGGCGCAGAGGCTGCCGACATCACCACGCAGGGCAACCCTTTCGTGTTCCGCACCGCCTTCGGCCAGCAATTCTCGATGCCGAAGATCGCCAACTATCTGCACGACAGGCTCAAGGTGAAAAATGTTGCGGTTCTCTGGGTCAACAATGACTTCGGCAAGGGCGGCCACGACAATTTCCTGAAGGAGATGAAGGCGCGCAATATCGAGGTCGCCGCCGACATCTCCACCGAGCAGGGCCAGGTCGATTTCGGTTCTGACGTCATCAAGCTCAAGGGCGCCAAGGCGGATGCCGTCTTCGTCTACACCAACGAGGAGGAGAGCGCCCGCTTCCTGATCGAGGCGAAGCGGCAGGGCCTGTCGACGCCGCTGTTCGGCGAGACCACGCTGCTCAGCCACAAGGTGGTCGAGCTCGCCGGGTCCGCCGCCAACGGCGCGCGCGGCCACGTCGGGCTCAGTGCGGATGCACCGGTCCCGGCGATCGAGGCGTTCACGAAGAAATTCAGCGACCGCTACAAGTACCGGCCCGACCACAACGGCATCAAGGGCTACACTGCCGTCTACCTCGTGAAATACGTCACCGAAAAGATCGGCAAGTTCGACAGCAAGGCCTTTGGCGCCGCGATGAAGGGCCTGACCCTGACGCCCGACAACGCACCCGGCATGCTCATGGAAGCGAGCTGGGACCAGAACGGCGACATCGACCGTGCCAGTTTCCTGGCCGAGATCATCGACGGCAAGCAGAAGATCGTCGAGACGCTGCCGAAGCTCAAGGGGGGCAAGGGAAACTGA
- a CDS encoding amidohydrolase, translated as MTLPASPRIDCHIHAIDPVRFPYGADTPYRPSGQEIAPAAQLIRVFDAFDIRHALVVATNTGYGSDSRILLDTLKQGGGRFKGVAVVENDVDIKELERLKAAGVIGVAFNVPFHGTDYYRHTAPLLEKLVSLGLFLQIQVEQDQLLDLLPLIERSAVRLVIDHCGRPSVARGVKGEAFQALLALGRERDAHVKLSGYYKFSQQPHPYEDTWPFIAALVEAFTLDRCVWGSDYPFLRAPERLDYGPLLAVLTKLFPDASDQHRLLWRTPARLLGVEGS; from the coding sequence ATGACACTGCCGGCGTCTCCCAGGATCGACTGCCACATCCACGCGATCGATCCCGTCCGCTTTCCATACGGCGCCGACACACCGTATCGGCCGAGCGGGCAGGAGATCGCGCCCGCGGCGCAACTGATCCGCGTGTTCGATGCCTTCGATATCAGGCACGCGCTCGTGGTCGCCACCAACACTGGCTATGGCAGCGACAGCCGCATCCTGCTCGACACATTGAAGCAGGGCGGCGGCCGCTTCAAAGGCGTCGCCGTCGTCGAGAATGACGTCGATATCAAGGAGCTCGAAAGGTTGAAGGCGGCCGGTGTGATCGGCGTCGCCTTCAACGTGCCGTTTCACGGCACTGACTACTATCGCCACACGGCGCCGCTGCTGGAGAAGCTGGTTAGCCTCGGCCTTTTCCTCCAGATCCAGGTCGAGCAGGACCAGCTGCTAGATCTGCTGCCGCTGATCGAGAGATCGGCCGTGCGCCTGGTGATCGACCATTGTGGCCGTCCCTCGGTCGCGCGGGGTGTCAAGGGTGAGGCCTTCCAGGCGCTGCTGGCGCTCGGCCGCGAACGCGACGCGCATGTAAAACTGTCCGGCTACTACAAATTCTCGCAGCAGCCGCACCCCTATGAAGACACCTGGCCGTTCATCGCCGCCCTCGTCGAGGCCTTCACGCTCGATCGCTGCGTTTGGGGATCGGACTATCCGTTCCTGCGCGCCCCCGAACGGCTCGACTACGGCCCGCTGCTCGCGGTGCTGACAAAACTGTTTCCGGACGCGAGCGATCAGCACCGCCTGCTGTGGCGAACGCCGGCAAGGCTGCTTGGCGTCGAGGGATCATAA
- a CDS encoding shikimate dehydrogenase: MPQADGFGLAGIIGMPVAHSRSPVIHNYWLKAHGIRGSYVPLAVKPERLEDALRGLVALGFRGCNVTMPHKLTAMQKLGRVNETARRIGAVNTIVVEDDGTLSGFNNDGNGFVQSLRDARADWRGDAGPILLLGAGGATRAVVVALLENGAREIRIANRTPEKAQALASDFGAAVSTVAWEDRGTALGDVALLVNCTDRGMVGKAPLEIDLSRLKPETLTADLIYTPLETAFLAEARARGCVTVNGLGLVLNQARIAFKAWFGVMPDVTPELIKAIEATF, translated from the coding sequence ATGCCGCAGGCGGATGGATTTGGATTGGCGGGGATCATCGGCATGCCCGTTGCGCATTCGCGCTCGCCCGTCATTCATAATTACTGGCTGAAGGCGCACGGCATCCGCGGCTCCTACGTGCCGCTCGCGGTCAAGCCGGAACGGCTGGAGGATGCGCTTCGTGGACTCGTCGCACTCGGCTTTCGCGGCTGCAACGTCACCATGCCGCACAAGTTGACGGCAATGCAAAAGCTCGGCCGCGTCAACGAGACCGCGCGGCGCATCGGCGCCGTCAACACCATCGTCGTCGAGGACGACGGCACGCTCTCCGGCTTCAACAATGACGGCAATGGTTTTGTGCAGAGCCTGCGCGACGCCAGGGCCGACTGGCGCGGCGATGCCGGGCCGATCCTGCTGCTGGGCGCGGGCGGGGCCACGCGCGCGGTGGTCGTGGCCCTTCTGGAGAATGGTGCACGTGAGATCCGCATCGCCAATCGTACGCCTGAAAAGGCGCAGGCGCTCGCAAGCGACTTCGGCGCCGCCGTCAGCACTGTGGCATGGGAGGATCGCGGCACCGCGCTCGGCGATGTCGCTCTCCTCGTCAACTGCACCGATCGCGGCATGGTCGGCAAAGCGCCGCTGGAGATCGACCTCTCGCGCCTGAAGCCCGAAACGCTCACCGCCGATCTCATCTATACGCCGCTCGAAACAGCGTTCCTCGCCGAAGCCCGCGCGCGTGGCTGCGTCACCGTGAACGGGCTCGGCCTCGTGCTCAACCAGGCGCGGATCGCCTTCAAGGCCTGGTTCGGTGTCATGCCCGACGTGACCCCGGAGCTGATCAAAGCCATTGAGGCCACGTTCTGA
- a CDS encoding class I SAM-dependent methyltransferase produces MSDTDKVFAGSVPKLYDEHLVPMIFAVYADDIARRVAALSPSVLLETAAGTGAVTRAVTAALPPGIRYVATDLNEPMLAIAAQRQGEDSRVSWRQADATALPFDDAEFDVVCCQFGAMFFPDRVKGYSEARRVLKPSGTFLFNVWDRIEENVFADDVTTALGKVFPDDPPRFMARTPHGYFDQATIRADLERAGFGNISIETRAAVSRAPTPDLVAFAYCQGTPLRGEIEARSGGDLQAATDAATDAIRARHGSGPVEAKIQALVITARP; encoded by the coding sequence ATGTCCGATACTGACAAGGTTTTCGCCGGCTCGGTCCCAAAGCTCTACGACGAGCATCTCGTCCCGATGATCTTCGCCGTTTATGCCGACGACATCGCAAGACGTGTCGCCGCACTTTCGCCCTCGGTTCTGCTCGAAACTGCCGCAGGCACCGGCGCCGTCACCCGCGCCGTGACGGCGGCGCTGCCCCCCGGCATCCGTTATGTTGCGACCGACCTCAACGAGCCGATGCTGGCGATCGCGGCGCAGCGCCAGGGTGAGGACTCCCGCGTTTCATGGCGCCAGGCGGATGCGACCGCCCTGCCCTTCGACGACGCCGAGTTCGACGTGGTCTGCTGCCAGTTCGGCGCCATGTTCTTTCCGGACCGCGTCAAGGGCTATTCAGAAGCAAGGCGCGTCCTGAAGCCGAGCGGCACGTTCCTCTTCAATGTCTGGGATCGCATCGAGGAGAACGTGTTCGCCGACGACGTCACGACGGCCTTGGGCAAGGTATTTCCCGATGATCCGCCCCGCTTCATGGCGCGGACGCCGCACGGCTACTTCGACCAGGCAACCATCCGGGCCGATCTCGAACGCGCAGGATTTGGTAACATCTCGATCGAAACACGCGCCGCCGTCAGCCGTGCACCGACGCCCGACCTCGTGGCGTTCGCCTATTGCCAAGGCACGCCGCTGCGCGGCGAAATCGAGGCCAGAAGTGGCGGCGATCTTCAGGCCGCGACCGACGCGGCCACCGATGCGATCCGCGCGCGCCATGGATCCGGACCGGTCGAAGCCAAGATTCAGGCCCTGGTGATCACGGCGCGGCCGTAA
- a CDS encoding L,D-transpeptidase — protein MKNRLTTAQSTRAMRRRGPAGIIALATVAIFAAVAPATAAKQARQSVEAVAPRVAGEPIMAIVSIKSQQVTFYDADGWIMRAPVSTGTTGRETPAGVFAILEKDKDHRSTMYDDAWMPNMQRITWNGIALHGGPLPGYAASHGCVRMPFGFAENLFDKTYIGMRVIISPEDTVPTEISHPSLFMPKQDAIAAAPGRVGKLSAEAEEATRAADETKKAASAAAKEAASLPASLRKLEQQKARADAELAFADKTLANAKTDQARAKAEELKQKVATKAADAATQLDAAKAAAQPKRDAAAATKEAAKAAATRKADAVKASTDAKLALEPVSVYISRSTQKLYVRRNTHKPAPDGGGEVFDTSIEVPVTIRNPDLPLGTHIFTAMAKADTGLRWSVVTIENGDEARHALDRITIPQEVLDRIAPTALPRSSIVISDEPLSSETNYRTEFVAVLSNQPQGGFITRKPTAPPAMIASDDGWDNGGNGFGFFFQQRDPYVQPANPRRRGQYQYYQSTQPVQRGFW, from the coding sequence ATGAAAAACCGACTGACGACGGCGCAATCCACCAGGGCGATGCGGCGTCGGGGGCCTGCCGGGATCATTGCGCTTGCGACGGTGGCCATATTTGCGGCGGTGGCCCCGGCGACTGCGGCCAAGCAGGCCCGTCAGTCGGTCGAGGCGGTGGCGCCGCGTGTGGCCGGCGAGCCGATCATGGCGATCGTGTCGATCAAGAGCCAGCAGGTCACCTTCTACGACGCCGACGGCTGGATCATGCGCGCGCCGGTGTCGACCGGCACCACGGGACGCGAGACGCCGGCCGGCGTCTTCGCCATCCTCGAGAAGGACAAGGACCACCGCTCGACCATGTATGACGATGCCTGGATGCCGAACATGCAGCGCATCACCTGGAACGGCATTGCGCTGCATGGCGGCCCGCTGCCCGGCTATGCCGCCTCGCATGGCTGCGTGCGGATGCCGTTCGGCTTTGCCGAGAACCTGTTCGACAAGACCTATATCGGGATGCGGGTGATCATCTCGCCGGAGGATACGGTCCCGACTGAAATCTCTCACCCCTCGCTGTTCATGCCGAAGCAGGACGCCATTGCGGCGGCACCAGGCCGTGTTGGCAAGCTCTCCGCCGAGGCCGAGGAGGCCACAAGGGCCGCCGACGAAACCAAGAAGGCTGCATCGGCAGCCGCAAAGGAAGCGGCTTCGCTTCCGGCGTCGCTGCGCAAGCTGGAACAGCAGAAGGCCCGCGCCGACGCCGAGCTCGCCTTTGCCGACAAGACGCTCGCGAATGCAAAGACCGATCAGGCCCGCGCCAAGGCCGAGGAGCTGAAGCAGAAGGTTGCCACCAAGGCTGCGGATGCAGCGACGCAGCTCGACGCCGCCAAGGCCGCCGCGCAACCGAAGCGCGACGCCGCCGCCGCCACGAAGGAAGCCGCCAAGGCGGCGGCGACCAGGAAGGCCGACGCGGTGAAGGCGTCGACCGATGCAAAGCTCGCGCTCGAGCCGGTCTCGGTCTACATCAGCCGTTCGACGCAGAAGCTCTATGTGCGGCGAAACACCCACAAGCCGGCGCCCGACGGCGGCGGCGAGGTGTTCGACACCAGCATCGAGGTCCCCGTCACGATCCGTAATCCCGACCTGCCGCTCGGCACGCACATCTTCACGGCGATGGCGAAGGCCGATACGGGCCTGCGCTGGAGCGTGGTCACGATCGAGAACGGCGACGAGGCCAGGCATGCGCTCGACCGGATCACGATTCCGCAGGAGGTGCTGGACCGCATCGCGCCGACCGCGTTGCCGCGCTCGTCGATAGTCATCTCCGACGAGCCCTTGAGCAGTGAGACCAACTACCGTACCGAATTCGTCGCGGTGCTCAGCAATCAGCCGCAGGGCGGCTTCATCACGCGCAAGCCGACTGCGCCGCCGGCCATGATCGCGAGCGATGACGGCTGGGACAATGGCGGCAACGGGTTCGGCTTCTTCTTCCAGCAACGCGATCCGTATGTGCAACCGGCCAATCCGCGCCGGCGAGGCCAGTATCAGTATTATCAATCGACGCAGCCGGTACAGCGGGGCTTTTGGTAG
- a CDS encoding lipopolysaccharide biosynthesis protein, with amino-acid sequence MLNRHFSIYLVAYILPAAVGFFAVTAYTRLLTPAEYGVYVVGISLAGILGAIFFAWIKLSVSRYQAMSAEVDFRGTAIVAFALTVAVLCAMTPLAFLFRSDVSVELLLASMFVAVMANAVDVGQEFERAKLRPYRFAAISIVRSVASVGFGLLGIWLGWGGIGLLLAFGLGSLTGIVLNLAGDRTKIARFQRSQFLQLARYGLPLTLAGLSVALYSTCDRLIVAYLLGKDAAGIFGVAADLPRQFMVMIASSVAAATVPLVFRSLSENNEAVTRERLTESLDLLLVVVAPVAVWLALAADQVAGTLVGVDFRAGVSALLPTLVLARFFGIANQFYVQISFQLAERPFMLAAQSFFTLLVSVILMFALVAFYGLYGAALATFVTEAIGFLVAVVLMHRAHPVPFDLNRLAAVAASAAAMAAAILIARSQAGGTGLVSLIIVSLAGGLAYAAAAWLLNVANVRTLSLRVLRTFNRKALGV; translated from the coding sequence ATGCTGAACCGCCATTTCTCGATCTATCTGGTCGCCTACATCCTGCCTGCGGCGGTGGGGTTCTTCGCGGTCACGGCCTATACGCGGCTGCTGACGCCGGCGGAATACGGCGTCTATGTCGTCGGCATCAGCCTGGCGGGCATTCTGGGTGCGATCTTCTTTGCCTGGATCAAGCTGTCGGTGTCCCGCTATCAGGCGATGTCGGCAGAGGTCGATTTTCGTGGCACGGCGATCGTCGCCTTCGCCCTGACGGTCGCTGTCCTCTGCGCGATGACCCCTTTGGCCTTCCTGTTCCGCAGCGACGTCAGCGTCGAGCTGCTGCTCGCCAGCATGTTCGTCGCGGTCATGGCCAATGCAGTCGATGTCGGCCAGGAGTTCGAGCGTGCCAAATTGCGGCCCTATCGGTTCGCGGCGATCTCGATCGTGCGCAGCGTGGCGAGCGTCGGCTTCGGCCTGCTCGGCATCTGGCTCGGTTGGGGCGGCATCGGCTTGCTCCTGGCATTCGGGCTGGGCTCGCTCACTGGGATCGTGCTCAACCTCGCGGGCGACCGCACCAAGATCGCGCGATTTCAGCGCAGCCAGTTCCTGCAGCTCGCGCGCTACGGCCTTCCCTTGACGCTGGCCGGATTGTCCGTCGCGCTCTATTCGACCTGTGACCGGCTCATTGTCGCCTATTTGCTTGGCAAGGACGCCGCCGGCATCTTCGGCGTCGCCGCCGATCTGCCGCGCCAGTTCATGGTCATGATCGCTTCCAGCGTCGCCGCCGCGACCGTGCCGCTGGTGTTCCGCTCCCTGTCCGAGAACAACGAGGCGGTGACGCGCGAGCGGCTGACCGAAAGCCTCGATCTGCTGCTCGTCGTCGTCGCGCCCGTTGCCGTCTGGCTCGCGCTGGCCGCGGACCAGGTCGCGGGCACGCTCGTTGGCGTCGATTTCCGCGCCGGTGTGTCCGCGCTGCTGCCGACTTTGGTGCTCGCCCGGTTCTTCGGTATCGCCAATCAGTTCTATGTCCAGATCAGCTTCCAGCTCGCCGAACGGCCTTTCATGCTCGCCGCGCAATCCTTCTTCACGCTGCTCGTCAGCGTGATCCTGATGTTCGCACTGGTCGCCTTCTATGGCCTCTACGGTGCGGCGCTGGCGACCTTCGTGACGGAGGCGATCGGTTTCCTTGTTGCCGTGGTCCTGATGCATCGCGCTCATCCGGTCCCGTTCGACCTCAACCGCCTCGCCGCTGTTGCCGCTTCCGCTGCGGCAATGGCGGCCGCGATCCTGATTGCGCGATCGCAAGCCGGCGGCACCGGTCTCGTGTCGCTCATCATCGTCAGCCTCGCCGGCGGCCTCGCTTACGCCGCCGCGGCCTGGCTGCTGAATGTTGCGAACGTGCGAACGTTGTCGCTGCGCGTCCTCCGAACGTTCAACCGCAAGGCGCTGGGCGTTTAG
- a CDS encoding glycosyltransferase family 1 protein — MDVAERTRAKPASLPHRGADAPMHPAGRSAGGRDRMILNLFFEERDDRWFPGDRHFRPLLRRLLVGKSFISGQRRVLLNLCAGLDRLGIRYRVNDYRYIQKHPEELACIIGRPFVLDWFKWKNPLLLGVAMYDHPIDAPERLKDLDVRRVLVPCAWYADMFRPHWPHVDAWPVGIETDLWTPAPADQKSVDVLLYDKVRWDYGRYEPELIEPIRRHLEANGRTVEVIRYGHYKEDDYKAALARCRSMIFLCEHESQGIACQQALSSGVPVFAWDRGGPWQDPKYFPDKVRFEGGVSSVPYFDARCGMTFTDADGFTSGWGRFWSQVSAGDFAPRDYVLDNLTLEKGALHYYEIAEAAMQRHAG; from the coding sequence ATGGACGTTGCCGAACGAACACGGGCGAAACCGGCCTCCCTGCCGCATCGCGGTGCCGACGCGCCCATGCATCCGGCGGGTCGCAGCGCGGGAGGCCGCGACAGGATGATTCTCAACCTTTTCTTCGAGGAACGGGACGACCGCTGGTTCCCCGGTGACCGCCACTTCCGACCGCTGCTGCGACGCCTGCTGGTGGGCAAGTCCTTCATCAGCGGACAGCGGCGCGTCCTGCTCAATCTGTGCGCGGGCCTCGACCGGCTCGGCATCCGCTATCGCGTCAACGACTATCGCTACATCCAGAAGCACCCCGAGGAACTCGCCTGCATCATCGGCCGGCCGTTCGTGCTCGACTGGTTCAAATGGAAGAACCCGCTCCTGCTCGGCGTCGCCATGTATGACCACCCGATCGATGCGCCGGAGCGTCTGAAGGACCTCGACGTGAGACGCGTCCTGGTGCCTTGCGCCTGGTACGCCGACATGTTCCGTCCGCACTGGCCCCATGTCGACGCCTGGCCGGTCGGCATCGAGACCGATTTGTGGACGCCAGCACCGGCGGATCAGAAAAGCGTCGACGTGTTGCTCTACGACAAGGTCCGCTGGGATTACGGGCGGTACGAGCCGGAGCTGATCGAGCCGATCCGCAGGCATCTCGAAGCAAACGGCCGCACCGTCGAGGTGATCCGCTACGGCCATTACAAGGAAGACGATTACAAGGCCGCGCTGGCGCGTTGCCGCAGCATGATCTTCCTCTGCGAGCACGAGAGCCAGGGCATCGCCTGCCAGCAAGCGCTGTCGAGCGGCGTTCCTGTCTTTGCCTGGGATCGCGGCGGACCGTGGCAGGATCCAAAATATTTCCCGGACAAGGTGAGGTTCGAGGGCGGCGTGTCCTCGGTGCCCTATTTCGACGCGCGCTGCGGCATGACCTTCACCGATGCGGACGGCTTCACGTCCGGCTGGGGCCGCTTCTGGTCGCAGGTCAGCGCGGGGGACTTCGCGCCGCGTGACTATGTGTTGGACAACCTGACGCTCGAGAAGGGCGCGCTCCACTATTACGAGATCGCCGAAGCGGCGATGCAGCGTCACGCTGGCTGA